Sequence from the Phaeodactylum tricornutum CCAP 1055/1 chromosome 20, whole genome shotgun sequence genome:
GAAGAATGTAGGCAGTGTGAAGCATGTCACGGTGGCAGCTGCTAAGCAAACCAATATAGAAAGAAGGTGACTCATGGCGCCTCGGTATCAGTGCAAATGCTTCGCAAAACGAATTGCTTGATTCACAATCAGtgagaaaaagattttacATCGCTTCGATTTACGATTTCTTGATCGGGTACACAACCGTGCAGGTTTGGTGACAtcttgtcactgtcagtctccGACACGACGCAGTTCGCGAAttccattcacagtcactatTTCAATCATGTTCTCTGTAGAAATATCATTTCGCATCATTCATATTCGATTTATGTCTCAACGACTTCTGTTTCAGGTGTCAAAACTATGCTGTTTGGGAGATTCATCAAATAACGAGTAATAGTAAAGCTCCCTATTCATCCTCGTCCGAAATTGAGCTCTTTATAAAGTAGCTTCACGATGTTTCCTTGTTTGCGGTTACAGTAAATGAAATCGAGCGTACTCTTCGGACAAAGTGCACCAGAAAACGCATGCCAACACATCGGTAGGCTTACAACAACGCACGCTGCATGTTCGCGTCAAAGTGCAGACGGAGGAGGTGACCATGATGGGATAGCTCCAACTGATCTCAGAAACTCTACCCTCTTGTCGGGACCAGTGGATCCTCGCATGTACGGTTCAGGTACTATGTTCAATTGCTCAGTTTGGTTCAGGATCGGCGTGAATATCTTCCAGCTCGCCAGGAGTTCATCATCCCGAACAAAATTTGCCTGCTTCCCTCGAAACACATCGAGTAGTAGACGAGTGTATGCGTCAGGCATCAGAGCCTGTCCATAGTCGACTTGCATGCGCGCACTTACAGGATTGTAGGAAAATCCAGGGGTTTTCACATTAGCCGTCAGAAAAATTGTCGGAACAGGTTGAAGCCGTAAAACGAGTGAGTTCGGCTGACCGTTTTTTACGCCTCGAAAATGAAGTCTTATCTCGCACAGTCGATCGTTTAACGCTTTCCCGGCTTCGAGGACGAAGGGCACATTCCTCCACGTCTCATTATGTACCCAGGTGCGAATGCAAGCGTAGGTTGGAGTGACTGTATCTCGATTTTCAATCGAGGAGTCGTCTTTATAGCCCTCGTACTGGCCAAAAAGACAGTCCTCTAGATTTATAACAGGTATCTTTCTCAAAATTTCCAGTTTTGCATTTCGAAGTTTAGTTGCACAAGATTTTTCCGGCATATCCATGGCGACTAAAGTCAACAGTTGCAATAAATGGTTCTGGAATATGTCTCGTATGATGCCGTAGCGGTCAAAGTAACCGCCGCGACCATCTGTTCCAAAAGATTCTTTACAAATAATATGTACCGATTTCACGGCATCCTTATTCCAAAGAGAGTTCAGCCAGCGATTTTGCTGCCTCAGAGTAAGTATGTTCTGAACCATTTCTTTTCCTAAAATGTAGAAGCGTCTTGTTAGATCTAGAAATTTCATTGAGATGAAAGATTGTCGCGACACCTACCAAGATAATGATCAATACGATACAGTTGTTGCTCCAACCATTCCTGGTTGTTCAATGTTCGTAGCAGCGTTTCGCAACTTTCTGTATCACTTCCAAATGGCTTCTCCAAGACAAGACGGACGAAACCATTTGTCGGTGTTAGGGTAAGCGTTTTTTTCAGAACTGCGGCAGACTGTGCAAACACGTTCGGCGGAGTTGCTAGGTAGACAACAAGGTTCCTTGAGGGTGATGCTTTCAGAATAGAGTCCATGCTTTCCCAGTCGCCATAACTCGAACCGGGTCGATAGTTGCAGATAGAAAGGAATTGATCGACTACGCATTCGTCAGCATCGTTGAGAAAAGGTTTCAGGTGATGACGGAAACCGTAATGAGTCATTTCGGTCCGCGCGAAGCCCCAAATGATTGTTACTGACGGCAAAAGACTCGCCTTGTACAAAGCCAAAAGTGCAGGGTAGGTCTTCCTCTTCGCGAGATCTCCCGAAGCTCCCACAACAAGGATCGTTACGCTTTCCTTCGCGTCGTTGACAACGGAGCAGAAGCAAAAAGTGAGACTGCAAATTATCATGAGGTAGCGAATAGCCGATTTATAGTCCGTGCATTTCTTTTTCTTATGGTCAAAGTTAGGCAGGTGCTACAGATATAGTCGACAACAAAGAGTATGGGGATCCGGACGGTGATGGCGACGGTTCATCGCAGTCGGGAGAACTCAGTGGAGAACACTCTTTAGAGTTGAAAGGAATGCGATTCATCCGCATACTACTGCTCCTAGTAAGAATTGGTTGGTGTCCGGAACGGCAATAATATTATTCGATTCCGTCGCTGACCAGTGCAATCACTTTTCCATTTACCTTGTGCCATTT
This genomic interval carries:
- a CDS encoding glucose-6-phosphate dehydrogenase (Probably catalyzes the reaction: D-glucose 6-phosphate + NADP+ = D-glucono-1,5-lactone 6-phosphate + NADPH + H+), whose product is MIICSLTFCFCSVVNDAKESVTILVVGASGDLAKRKTYPALLALYKASLLPSVTIIWGFARTEMTHYGFRHHLKPFLNDADECVVDQFLSICNYRPGSSYGDWESMDSILKASPSRNLVVYLATPPNVFAQSAAVLKKTLTLTPTNGFVRLVLEKPFGSDTESCETLLRTLNNQEWLEQQLYRIDHYLGKEMVQNILTLRQQNRWLNSLWNKDAVKSVHIICKESFGTDGRGGYFDRYGIIRDIFQNHLLQLLTLVAMDMPEKSCATKLRNAKLEILRKIPVINLEDCLFGQYEGYKDDSSIENRDTVTPTYACIRTWVHNETWRNVPFVLEAGKALNDRLCEIRLHFRGVKNGQPNSLVLRLQPVPTIFLTANVKTPGFSYNPVSARMQVDYGQALMPDAYTRLLLDVFRGKQANFVRDDELLASWKIFTPILNQTEQLNIVPEPYMRGSTGPDKRVEFLRSVGAIPSWSPPPSAL